The Victivallis sp. Marseille-Q1083 genome has a window encoding:
- a CDS encoding 2-oxoacid:acceptor oxidoreductase family protein, whose product MNTVKNITVAGLGGQGVLKVTDILAEALFEAGFDVKKSEVHGMSQRGGSVSSEVRFGAKVASPMIPEGETDMLIVLDNTQIEVNLAKLKQGGILITPDDIDQNRLENKKAINIALLGALSKYLELEPAVLWETAKRYLPEKLHAVNEAAFQLGAAS is encoded by the coding sequence ATGAATACGGTCAAAAACATCACGGTCGCCGGTCTCGGCGGTCAAGGCGTGCTGAAAGTCACCGATATCCTGGCGGAAGCCTTGTTCGAAGCCGGTTTCGACGTCAAAAAGAGCGAAGTGCACGGTATGAGCCAGCGTGGCGGTTCGGTTTCCAGTGAAGTGCGTTTTGGCGCCAAGGTGGCCAGCCCGATGATACCGGAAGGAGAAACCGACATGTTGATCGTCCTGGACAACACGCAAATCGAAGTCAACCTGGCAAAACTCAAGCAGGGAGGAATCTTGATCACGCCGGATGATATCGATCAGAACAGGCTGGAAAATAAGAAAGCGATCAATATCGCGTTGCTCGGCGCGCTGAGTAAATACCTTGAATTGGAACCAGCTGTCTTGTGGGAAACGGCCAAACGATATCTGCCGGAAAAATTACACGCCGTCAATGAAGCAGCGTTTCAACTGGGAGCCGCTTCCTGA
- a CDS encoding thiamine pyrophosphate-dependent enzyme has protein sequence MANKLLLSGNEAIAMAAYDAGVHLGVGYPGTPSSEILDYFNELGGKAEWAPNEKVALEVGIGAAFAHARALVTMKHVGLNVAADPLFTIAYCGTPGGLVIVSADDPGMASSQNEQDNRRYAAAAGVMMLEPTDSQEAYLYTLRAFEMSEQYHLPVLLRVTTRICHSKCIVERHHATEAPRPTHYERDVKQNVMIPAFARAAHRKLRAKLNELALFNESSDFVEETMNNASLGIIASGIAYQHALDAAPDASFLKIGMTYPLPLNRMRQFAAKVKRCVVLEEGDPILYDACRAAGIPAEGKAEMYRFGELNVSRIRRILAGDTSPEPPPPAGKPPQLCVGCPHRRTYEVLRDLKCIVSGDIGCYTLGVLPPFEAVDTCVCMGASVTAGLGMRQVLPEAEARRVVSVIGDSTFLHTGINGIVEMVYNRPATGHVVIILDNSTTAMTGLQENPATGRKLDHTPGPKVVLEDVVKAIGVDHVDICDPTLDQDSFKSLLQQRLASDDLSVIIARRPCILAAVKIKGYEAKQEGKN, from the coding sequence ATGGCCAATAAACTGCTGCTCAGCGGCAATGAAGCCATCGCCATGGCCGCCTACGACGCCGGGGTTCATCTGGGAGTCGGTTATCCCGGTACGCCGTCTTCGGAAATTCTCGATTACTTCAATGAACTCGGCGGCAAGGCCGAATGGGCGCCGAATGAAAAAGTCGCCCTCGAAGTCGGCATCGGCGCCGCATTCGCGCATGCCAGAGCGTTGGTGACGATGAAACACGTCGGCCTCAACGTCGCCGCCGACCCGTTGTTCACGATCGCTTACTGCGGTACTCCCGGCGGTCTGGTTATCGTCTCGGCCGACGACCCCGGCATGGCGTCCAGCCAGAATGAACAGGACAACCGGCGTTATGCGGCGGCAGCCGGTGTCATGATGCTCGAACCGACCGATTCCCAGGAGGCTTATCTCTATACGCTCCGGGCGTTTGAAATGTCTGAACAATACCATTTGCCGGTATTGCTGCGGGTAACGACCCGAATTTGTCACTCGAAATGCATCGTCGAACGGCACCATGCGACCGAAGCGCCGCGTCCCACCCATTACGAACGCGATGTCAAGCAGAATGTCATGATTCCGGCCTTCGCCCGGGCGGCCCATCGCAAATTGCGGGCCAAACTCAATGAACTGGCTCTCTTCAATGAAAGCAGTGATTTCGTCGAGGAGACGATGAACAATGCCAGTCTCGGCATCATCGCCAGCGGCATCGCCTACCAGCACGCCCTCGACGCCGCCCCGGACGCTTCCTTTCTGAAAATCGGCATGACTTATCCGTTGCCATTGAACCGGATGAGGCAGTTCGCCGCCAAAGTCAAACGCTGCGTCGTCTTGGAAGAAGGCGATCCGATTCTGTACGACGCCTGCCGTGCGGCCGGTATCCCGGCGGAAGGCAAAGCGGAAATGTACCGTTTCGGCGAATTGAATGTCTCGCGGATCCGTCGGATCCTGGCCGGCGATACTTCGCCGGAACCGCCGCCGCCGGCCGGAAAACCGCCGCAATTGTGTGTCGGCTGCCCGCACCGCCGGACTTATGAAGTGTTGCGGGATCTCAAGTGCATCGTTTCCGGCGACATCGGCTGCTATACGCTCGGCGTCTTGCCGCCCTTCGAAGCGGTGGACACCTGTGTTTGCATGGGCGCCAGCGTCACCGCCGGACTGGGCATGCGTCAAGTGCTGCCGGAGGCGGAAGCCCGCCGGGTAGTCAGCGTCATCGGCGACAGCACGTTTCTGCATACCGGCATCAACGGCATCGTCGAGATGGTTTACAACCGGCCGGCTACCGGCCATGTCGTCATCATTCTGGACAACTCGACGACGGCGATGACCGGATTGCAGGAAAATCCGGCCACCGGACGCAAACTGGACCATACGCCGGGGCCGAAGGTAGTTCTGGAAGACGTCGTTAAGGCAATCGGCGTCGATCATGTCGATATCTGCGATCCGACTCTGGATCAGGATTCCTTCAAATCTTTGTTGCAGCAGCGTCTGGCCTCCGATGACCTGAGTGTCATCATCGCGCGGCGGCCCTGTATTCTCGCTGCCGTCAAAATCAAGGGATACGAAGCGAAACAAGAAGGAAAAAACTGA
- a CDS encoding sodium:solute symporter — protein MNYFALVGIIVVYLGVIAYLSYRGYRQTKNSQDYLVAGRSVNPFVMAMSYGAAFISTSAIVGFGGMAALFGLGLLWLPFMNIAIGILVAFLFFGRRTRRIGHRLDAGTFPEFIGRRFDSEWLKIACGLIIFLFMPLYSGVVLIGGARFLQETLHVAYPVALLGFALFIAIYVTVGGLKGVMNIDALMGSVMFCGMVFLVTMTYVELGGISEAHRALSDLTPLVPDGLKPLGHVGWTSMPRFNSQWWWTLVSSLMLGVGIGALAQPQLAVRFMTVKSGKQLNQAILVGSIFILVTAGGAYVVGALSNVWFYRNPDFQQIAAEAAGGNPDTIIPLFINRAMPQWFVYLFTITLLSAAMSTLSSLYHVTGTSFGHDVFCPLFKRPSSTLVTKIGILIGIAVSIFLGFLLPAGIVARGTAIFFGICAAAFLPAYCAAIYWKRATRAGVWASIIVGSLASSFGLLFLHRQESAAMGICQALFGRTELISEFPWPFVDSLVYSLPLSIAALVVTSLLTRPPRPELLEKCFLNIDQTNR, from the coding sequence ATGAATTATTTCGCACTGGTCGGCATCATCGTCGTCTACCTCGGGGTAATCGCCTACTTGAGTTACCGCGGTTACCGGCAAACCAAGAACAGCCAGGATTATCTGGTGGCCGGCCGTTCGGTCAACCCGTTCGTCATGGCGATGTCCTATGGGGCGGCCTTTATCAGCACTTCGGCGATCGTCGGATTCGGCGGCATGGCGGCGCTGTTCGGCTTGGGCTTGCTGTGGCTGCCGTTCATGAATATCGCCATCGGCATTCTGGTCGCCTTTCTCTTCTTCGGCCGGCGCACCCGGCGAATCGGCCACCGGCTCGACGCCGGCACTTTTCCGGAATTCATCGGCCGGCGTTTCGATTCCGAATGGCTGAAGATAGCCTGTGGTCTGATCATTTTCCTGTTCATGCCGCTTTACTCCGGCGTCGTGCTGATCGGCGGCGCCCGCTTTTTACAGGAAACATTGCACGTCGCCTACCCGGTCGCCCTGCTCGGTTTTGCTTTGTTCATCGCCATTTACGTTACTGTCGGCGGCCTCAAGGGAGTGATGAACATCGACGCCCTGATGGGTAGCGTCATGTTCTGCGGCATGGTTTTCCTGGTGACGATGACTTATGTTGAACTCGGCGGCATCTCCGAAGCGCACCGGGCGCTTTCCGATCTGACCCCGCTGGTGCCGGACGGCCTCAAACCGCTCGGCCACGTCGGCTGGACTTCGATGCCGCGTTTCAATTCCCAATGGTGGTGGACGCTGGTCTCCAGTCTGATGCTCGGCGTCGGCATCGGCGCCCTGGCTCAACCCCAACTGGCAGTACGCTTCATGACCGTCAAGAGCGGCAAACAACTCAACCAGGCCATCCTGGTCGGCTCGATTTTCATTCTGGTCACCGCCGGCGGCGCTTATGTGGTCGGTGCGTTGTCCAATGTCTGGTTTTACCGCAATCCGGACTTTCAACAGATTGCTGCCGAAGCGGCCGGCGGCAATCCGGACACCATCATTCCGCTGTTCATCAACCGGGCAATGCCGCAATGGTTCGTCTATCTCTTTACGATTACCTTGCTGTCGGCGGCAATGTCGACGCTGAGTTCGCTTTATCATGTCACCGGCACCTCGTTCGGCCACGACGTATTCTGTCCGTTGTTCAAACGCCCCAGCAGCACGCTGGTCACGAAAATCGGTATCCTGATCGGCATTGCGGTCAGCATCTTTCTGGGTTTTCTGCTGCCTGCCGGGATCGTTGCACGCGGCACCGCCATCTTTTTCGGGATTTGCGCCGCCGCATTCCTGCCGGCCTACTGTGCGGCAATTTACTGGAAACGGGCAACCCGGGCCGGTGTCTGGGCCAGTATCATCGTCGGCAGTCTGGCCAGCAGTTTCGGCCTGCTCTTCCTGCATCGTCAGGAGTCGGCGGCAATGGGTATCTGTCAAGCCCTGTTCGGCCGAACCGAATTGATCAGTGAATTTCCGTGGCCGTTTGTCGACTCGCTGGTCTACTCGCTGCCGCTGTCCATCGCAGCGCTGGTCGTCACCAGTTTGCTGACCAGGCCGCCCCGCCCCGAATTGCTGGAAAAATGCTTTCTCAATATCGATCAAACGAACCGTTAA
- a CDS encoding sodium-translocating pyrophosphatase, whose product MYWYVAPLASILALLVAIIFYRKMMAANPGNAKMQEIAGYVREGAMAYLFRQYKVVSAVFVVLFVIFTVLAFMGIQNPFVPVAFLTGGIFSGLCGYIGMRTATNASSRTAQAASEGLNRGLQVAFRSGAVMGLVVVGFGLLDICVWYWLLDNVFFTPENMANGLTIAGLHLVPEGCTATEKLVQITTTMLTFGMGASTQALFARVGGGIYTKAADVGADLVGKVEAGIPEDDPRNPATIADNVGDNVGDVAGMGADLYESYCGSILATAALGAAVGVQFGDAEQALRLVTAPMVVAGLGTIFSIVGMILVKCREGASQKNLLHSLLTGTLGSSILILAALACLAGNGYISWGIFGSVVAGLAAGVIIGQATEYYTSDEYAPTRGIAGQAVMGPATTIIDGLATGMYSAGIPVITIVIGIICAFGFSDGFHNFTMGLYGIGFAAVGMLSTLGITLATDAYGPIADNAGGNAEMSGLPSQVRERTDMLDSLGNTTAATGKGFAIGSAALTAMALLAAYLEEAKLWISKLAKASADGTFLGFTAERAHNASILEFVDAYNLHIMSPLLICGLFLGCMMAFVFCAMTMKAVGRAAGSMVQEVRRQFKEIPGIMESKATPDYARCVAISTAGAQREMVIPSLLAIIVPVVTGLILGVPGVMGLLAGGLTGGFLLATMLNNAGGAWDNAKKFIEKGAHGGKKLPDGTKNPVHGAAVVGDTVGDPCKDTSGPALNILIKLMSMVSIVFAPVVIKYSPVIQDWLGIALGK is encoded by the coding sequence ATGTATTGGTACGTGGCGCCGCTGGCGTCAATTCTCGCCCTGCTGGTGGCGATCATTTTCTACCGGAAGATGATGGCCGCCAATCCCGGCAACGCCAAAATGCAGGAAATTGCCGGTTATGTCCGCGAAGGCGCGATGGCCTATCTGTTCCGGCAGTACAAAGTCGTCTCGGCCGTCTTCGTCGTGCTGTTCGTCATCTTCACCGTGCTGGCCTTCATGGGCATCCAGAACCCGTTCGTTCCGGTTGCCTTCCTGACCGGCGGTATCTTCTCCGGCCTCTGCGGCTACATCGGCATGCGCACGGCGACCAACGCCTCCAGCCGGACGGCCCAGGCCGCCAGCGAGGGCTTGAACCGCGGTTTGCAGGTCGCTTTCCGTTCCGGCGCCGTCATGGGACTGGTCGTCGTCGGCTTCGGGCTGCTCGACATCTGCGTCTGGTACTGGCTGCTGGACAATGTTTTCTTCACTCCGGAAAATATGGCGAACGGTTTGACCATCGCCGGCTTGCATCTGGTGCCGGAAGGCTGCACCGCCACCGAAAAACTCGTCCAGATCACCACGACGATGCTGACCTTCGGCATGGGTGCTTCGACTCAGGCGCTGTTCGCCCGTGTCGGCGGCGGCATCTATACGAAAGCGGCCGACGTCGGCGCCGACCTGGTCGGTAAGGTCGAAGCCGGTATTCCGGAAGACGACCCGCGCAATCCGGCCACCATCGCCGACAACGTCGGCGACAACGTCGGCGACGTCGCCGGCATGGGAGCCGACCTTTACGAATCCTATTGCGGTTCCATCCTGGCGACCGCCGCCCTCGGGGCCGCCGTCGGCGTGCAGTTCGGCGATGCCGAGCAGGCGCTCCGGCTGGTGACCGCGCCGATGGTCGTCGCCGGTCTCGGTACGATCTTCTCGATCGTCGGCATGATCCTGGTCAAGTGCCGGGAAGGCGCTTCGCAGAAGAATCTGCTGCACAGCCTGCTGACCGGCACGCTCGGCAGCTCGATCCTGATCCTCGCCGCTCTGGCCTGCCTGGCAGGCAACGGATACATCTCCTGGGGTATTTTCGGCTCCGTCGTCGCCGGTCTGGCGGCCGGTGTGATCATCGGCCAGGCGACCGAATATTATACCAGTGACGAATACGCGCCGACCCGCGGCATCGCCGGCCAGGCGGTCATGGGTCCGGCCACGACGATCATCGACGGTCTGGCCACCGGCATGTATTCGGCCGGCATCCCGGTCATCACCATCGTCATCGGCATCATCTGCGCGTTCGGGTTCTCCGACGGCTTCCATAACTTCACGATGGGCCTCTACGGCATCGGCTTTGCCGCAGTCGGCATGCTGTCGACGCTGGGCATCACGCTGGCAACCGACGCTTACGGCCCGATTGCCGACAACGCCGGCGGCAACGCCGAAATGTCCGGTCTGCCGTCTCAGGTGCGGGAACGTACCGACATGCTGGACTCGCTCGGCAACACGACGGCCGCCACCGGCAAAGGATTTGCGATCGGTTCGGCCGCTTTGACCGCGATGGCGTTGCTGGCCGCCTACCTGGAGGAAGCGAAGCTGTGGATCTCCAAATTGGCCAAGGCTTCCGCCGACGGCACCTTCCTCGGTTTTACCGCCGAAAGAGCCCACAACGCGTCGATTCTGGAATTCGTCGATGCCTACAACCTGCACATCATGAGTCCGCTGCTGATTTGCGGCCTGTTCCTCGGCTGCATGATGGCGTTCGTCTTCTGCGCGATGACGATGAAGGCCGTCGGCCGCGCCGCCGGTTCGATGGTGCAGGAAGTGCGTCGCCAGTTCAAGGAAATCCCGGGCATCATGGAAAGCAAAGCGACGCCGGATTACGCCCGCTGCGTGGCGATTTCCACCGCCGGCGCCCAGCGTGAGATGGTGATTCCGTCGCTGCTGGCGATCATCGTTCCGGTCGTCACCGGCCTGATTCTCGGCGTGCCGGGCGTCATGGGCCTGCTGGCCGGCGGTCTGACCGGCGGTTTCCTGCTGGCAACGATGCTGAACAATGCCGGCGGCGCTTGGGACAACGCCAAAAAGTTCATCGAAAAAGGCGCCCACGGCGGCAAGAAGCTGCCGGACGGCACCAAGAACCCGGTTCACGGCGCCGCCGTGGTCGGCGACACTGTCGGCGACCCGTGCAAAGACACCTCCGGCCCGGCGTTGAACATCCTGATCAAATTGATGAGCATGGTCAGCATCGTTTTCGCTCCGGTGGTCATCAAATATTCGCCGGTCATTCAAGACTGGCTGGGGATTGCCCTCGGCAAATAA
- a CDS encoding FeoB-associated Cys-rich membrane protein, which translates to MKTIGIILIVILAGWALYRYLRRSSRGDCCCGCLKNCSADRKRQGGGEEPKDADR; encoded by the coding sequence ATGAAAACAATCGGAATTATTCTGATTGTCATTTTAGCCGGCTGGGCATTGTACCGCTATCTTCGACGCTCGAGCCGGGGAGACTGCTGCTGCGGTTGTCTGAAGAACTGTTCGGCGGACCGGAAGCGGCAAGGCGGCGGAGAGGAGCCGAAAGATGCCGACCGCTGA
- a CDS encoding GNAT family N-acetyltransferase, producing the protein MPTADFQLRAAESDAELRRIEALARRIWPKTYDGILSPEQLEYMLHMMYDLPVLRRELAEGVCFRILYDGESPIGFFSCGPYREGVAKLHKLYLDYDYHHLGLGSYMLQAAKQLLREAGYRHMLLNVNKNNRNALRAYERNGLVLEQAVVNDIGNGFVMDDYVFGCDL; encoded by the coding sequence ATGCCGACCGCTGATTTTCAGCTCCGTGCGGCCGAATCGGATGCCGAATTGCGGCGAATTGAGGCATTGGCCAGAAGAATCTGGCCGAAAACTTATGACGGCATATTGTCGCCGGAACAGCTCGAATACATGCTTCACATGATGTATGATCTGCCGGTGTTGCGCCGGGAACTGGCCGAGGGGGTTTGTTTTCGGATTCTATATGATGGAGAGAGCCCGATCGGCTTTTTTTCCTGTGGTCCTTACCGCGAAGGAGTCGCCAAGCTGCACAAGCTCTATCTCGATTACGACTATCATCATCTGGGGTTGGGCAGTTACATGCTGCAGGCGGCCAAACAACTGCTGCGGGAGGCCGGCTACCGGCATATGCTGCTCAATGTCAACAAAAATAACCGCAACGCCTTGCGTGCCTATGAGCGCAACGGCCTGGTGCTGGAGCAAGCGGTCGTCAACGATATCGGCAACGGTTTCGTCATGGACGATTACGTCTTCGGTTGCGACTTGTAG
- a CDS encoding IS3 family transposase, with protein MRRQIQEIFETNKSQYDYRRIHAVLRQAGFTVNHKTTQKLMREMRFQGKQKRNKYRSYKGSVGKVAPNILDRQFKAHKPFEKLVTDVTEFAVCDEKVYLSPILDLFNSEVVSYSISRNPNFVQTKNMMAGLFFKLPPDAAPIMHSDQGWQYQMRKFQKMLSEHNITQSMSRKGNCLDNSVMENFFDRLKTEMFFGEHFESVEEFEKKLSEYICYFNNDRISLKLKGMSPVQYRTHSSLP; from the coding sequence ATCCGACGGCAAATTCAAGAGATATTCGAAACGAACAAAAGTCAATATGACTATCGTCGCATTCATGCTGTTTTGCGGCAAGCCGGTTTCACGGTCAACCACAAAACAACGCAAAAACTGATGCGAGAAATGAGATTTCAAGGGAAGCAAAAAAGAAATAAGTACCGGTCATATAAAGGCTCTGTCGGGAAAGTAGCTCCCAATATTCTGGACCGGCAATTCAAAGCTCACAAGCCCTTCGAAAAACTGGTCACGGATGTGACGGAATTTGCCGTTTGTGATGAGAAGGTCTACCTGTCTCCAATCTTGGATTTATTTAATTCGGAAGTGGTGTCCTACTCCATCAGCAGAAACCCAAACTTTGTTCAAACAAAAAATATGATGGCAGGCTTATTTTTCAAATTGCCTCCTGATGCGGCTCCGATCATGCACTCTGATCAAGGCTGGCAATATCAAATGAGGAAGTTCCAGAAGATGCTGAGCGAACATAACATTACACAAAGTATGTCCAGAAAGGGGAATTGCCTTGACAACAGCGTGATGGAAAACTTCTTCGACAGACTCAAGACTGAAATGTTTTTCGGCGAGCACTTTGAATCGGTTGAGGAGTTTGAGAAAAAGCTCAGTGAATACATTTGCTATTTCAACAACGACAGGATATCTTTGAAATTAAAAGGAATGAGCCCGGTGCAATACCGAACTCATTCCTCGCTGCCTTAA
- a CDS encoding transposase — protein sequence MKLIYFEVNNQNDLINTEADAICGAGLYERSPDRQDIRIGNYPRKLITGEGELELQVPRFRSLPFETQIIERYKRRESSLAKALVEMYLAGVSVRRVEDITEALWGAKVSASTVNEQNQKIYSNIEEWQQRPFN from the coding sequence ATGAAATTAATTTATTTTGAGGTTAATAATCAAAATGATCTTATTAATACCGAAGCAGACGCAATATGCGGAGCCGGGCTCTATGAGCGCAGCCCTGACCGTCAGGACATCCGCATCGGCAACTATCCACGCAAGCTGATAACTGGGGAGGGCGAGCTGGAACTGCAAGTTCCACGTTTTCGTTCGCTACCGTTCGAGACGCAGATCATCGAACGCTATAAGCGCCGTGAGAGCTCGTTGGCGAAAGCGCTGGTAGAGATGTATCTGGCCGGGGTGTCGGTGCGCCGGGTCGAGGACATCACCGAGGCGTTGTGGGGCGCGAAAGTCAGCGCAAGCACCGTAAACGAGCAGAATCAGAAGATTTACAGCAACATTGAAGAATGGCAGCAGCGTCCCTTTAATTGA